From the genome of Vigna angularis cultivar LongXiaoDou No.4 chromosome 11, ASM1680809v1, whole genome shotgun sequence, one region includes:
- the LOC108333085 gene encoding zinc finger A20 and AN1 domain-containing stress-associated protein 5, giving the protein MRPIFHCHYRPHNASQHLQIPLSSLSPLFATHPQSQPFSPFSLSLFLRSQKPNSVFSSSMAQKTENEETEFKVPETITLCVNNCGVTGNPATNNMCQNCFTAFTASTATTSSATVATVGVSSPSARSGASARPQKRSFPEEPSLAADPPSSDQNTPSEAKRVVNRCSGCRRKVGLTGFRCRCGELFCAEHRYSDRHDCSYDYKAAGREAIARENPVVRAAKIVKV; this is encoded by the coding sequence ATGAGGCCCATATTCCATTGCCATTACCGACCTCACAACGCATCGCAACACCTTCAAATCCCCCTCTCCTCTCTCTCGCCCCTCTTCGCAACCCATCCACAATCACAACccttttctcctttctctctctctctctttctccgATCGCAAAAACCTAACTCCGTTTTCTCTTCCTCCATGGCTCAGAAAACCGAGAACGAAGAAACCGAGTTCAAGGTTCCCGAAACCATTACTCTATGCGTCAACAACTGCGGGGTCACAGGGAACCCTGCCACCAACAACATGTGCCAGAACTGCTTCACCGCCTTCACAGCTTCCACCGCCACAACGTCATCCGCTACCGTGGCCACCGTCGGAGTCTCCTCCCCCTCCGCTAGATCCGGTGCGTCCGCGCGTCCTCAGAAGAGATCCTTCCCCGAAGAGCCTTCCTTGGCTGCAGATCCTCCCTCCTCCGACCAAAACACGCCGTCCGAGGCCAAACGCGTCGTCAATCGCTGCTCCGGTTGCCGGCGAAAGGTCGGACTCACCGGATTCCGGTGCCGGTGTGGTGAACTCTTCTGCGCCGAGCATCGGTACTCCGATCGCCACGACTGCAGTTACGACTACAAAGCCGCCGGTAGAGAAGCCATCGCCAGGGAGAATCCGGTGGTTAGAGCCGCGAAGATCGTCAAAgtctga